One stretch of Cohnella algarum DNA includes these proteins:
- a CDS encoding sensor domain-containing diguanylate cyclase, producing MIGSEELKNYRAKWNRRLLNCLWFLFAMAVAIELFYLIAQPDGGMTPSSMARHLRYGSLNLAAVFAAEAAVRFFPKIHEYVIVAVSATLAVSVAVLHVDAQFLLLALFFPVLVSVFYFRVGLSLFGFGLAVGSFIALACIHPEIQKSVTLDEIIGISAILCIYSAVGIGVLLRGRDLYRKLAKAYDAQQQLLVRSIVMDKRAKTDALTDTYNHGAFQEYFSRLTEQSDSGNLRLHLALVDIDNFKQVNDTFGHSAGDDVLRAISGTVKSLIGPNDIAARYGGEELAVLITERSILEAYELMENIRGAAAEMKHPELNGQAATVSIGIASHAAGMSKEAFFRKADEALYEAKRSGKNRTVMAKART from the coding sequence ATGATCGGTTCGGAAGAATTGAAAAATTATCGCGCCAAATGGAACCGTCGGCTGCTTAATTGCCTATGGTTCCTTTTTGCGATGGCCGTCGCGATCGAGCTGTTTTATCTGATCGCCCAACCGGACGGCGGGATGACGCCATCGTCAATGGCCCGGCATCTCCGATACGGTTCGCTGAATTTGGCAGCCGTCTTCGCAGCCGAAGCGGCCGTTCGTTTTTTTCCCAAGATTCATGAATACGTTATCGTAGCCGTTTCCGCAACTTTGGCCGTAAGCGTCGCGGTGCTGCACGTCGACGCCCAATTTTTGCTTCTTGCCCTTTTCTTCCCGGTGTTGGTCAGCGTTTTTTACTTTCGAGTCGGCCTGTCGCTTTTCGGTTTCGGCCTTGCGGTAGGCTCTTTCATTGCTCTGGCCTGTATCCATCCCGAAATCCAAAAGTCCGTCACGTTGGATGAAATCATCGGAATTTCGGCCATTCTCTGCATATACAGCGCCGTCGGCATCGGCGTGCTGCTGCGCGGCCGCGATCTGTACCGCAAACTCGCCAAAGCTTACGATGCCCAGCAGCAGCTGCTCGTCCGTTCGATCGTCATGGACAAGCGCGCCAAAACCGACGCCCTGACCGACACTTACAATCACGGGGCGTTCCAGGAGTATTTCTCCAGGCTGACCGAACAAAGCGACTCGGGAAATTTGCGTCTTCACTTGGCGCTAGTGGACATCGACAATTTCAAGCAAGTGAACGATACGTTCGGCCACAGCGCCGGCGACGACGTGCTTCGAGCGATTTCCGGCACGGTCAAATCCTTGATCGGCCCCAACGATATCGCGGCCCGTTACGGCGGAGAGGAGCTGGCCGTGCTCATCACCGAGCGGTCCATTCTGGAAGCGTACGAGCTGATGGAGAACATCCGGGGCGCGGCGGCCGAAATGAAGCATCCGGAGTTGAACGGCCAAGCGGCGACCGTAAGCATCGGCATCGCTTCCCATGCTGCCGGGATGAGCAAGGAGGCTTTTTTCCGCAAAGCGGACGAAGCCTTGTACGAAGCGAAGCGATCGGGAAAAAACCGGACGGTGATGGCGAAAGCCAGAACGTGA